A portion of the Novosphingobium sp. KA1 genome contains these proteins:
- the pnp gene encoding polyribonucleotide nucleotidyltransferase, whose translation MFDVKTVSMEWGGKTLTLETGRVARQADGAVLATYGETVVLCAVTAAKSVKEGQDFFPLTVHYQEKFSAAGRIPGGFFKRERGATEKETLTSRLIDRPVRPLFPEGFYNEINVIAQVLSFDGETEADIVAMIAASAALTISGVPFMGPIGACRVGFVDGEYTLNPKQTAALADGRLDLVVAATGDAVMMVESEAKELTEEEMLGAVMFAHDECRKVVNLVIDLAEQAAKDPWEIDLSDNTADIKAKLKKAVGKDVTAAYKLTDKSARANALNAARAKAKEAFSDETPQTQMVAIKTMKKLEAEIVRTAILKDGKRIDGRKLDQVRPIESMVGFLPRTHGSALFTRGETQAICTTTLGTKDAEQMIDGLEGLSYSSFMLHYNFPPYSVGEVGRFGAPGRREIGHGKLAWRALHPVLPAKEDFPYTIRILSDITESNGSSSMATICGGCLSMMDAGVPLARPVSGIAMGLILEGDEFAVLSDILGDEDHLGDMDFKVAGTENGITTMQMDIKIAGITKEIMGKALEQAKAGRAHILGEMNKALGSARTELSAHAPRIETIQIDKSKIRDVIGTGGKVIREIVAETGAKVDIDDEGVIKISSSDVNQIEAAKKWILGIVEEAEVGKIYTGKVVNIVDFGAFVNFMGGKDGLVHVSEMKNERVEKPTDVVKEGQEVKVKVLEIDPRGKVRLSMRVVDQETGAELEDTRPAREPREPRGDREGGRGGDRGGDRRGPRRDGGRGGNDRGPRGEGRGPRGPRGGDNGGGDPDHMPAFLKED comes from the coding sequence ATGTTCGACGTCAAAACCGTAAGCATGGAGTGGGGCGGCAAGACGCTCACTCTCGAAACCGGCCGCGTGGCCCGTCAGGCCGACGGCGCCGTCCTTGCCACCTATGGCGAAACGGTCGTGCTCTGCGCGGTTACCGCCGCCAAGTCGGTGAAGGAAGGCCAGGACTTCTTCCCGCTGACCGTGCACTACCAGGAAAAGTTTTCGGCCGCCGGCCGCATTCCGGGTGGCTTCTTCAAGCGTGAACGCGGCGCCACCGAAAAGGAAACGCTGACCAGCCGCCTGATCGACCGTCCGGTCCGTCCGCTGTTCCCCGAAGGTTTCTACAACGAAATCAACGTCATTGCCCAGGTTCTGAGCTTTGACGGCGAGACCGAGGCCGACATCGTCGCGATGATCGCCGCTTCGGCCGCGCTCACCATCTCGGGTGTGCCCTTTATGGGCCCGATCGGCGCCTGCCGCGTCGGCTTCGTTGACGGCGAATACACGCTGAACCCGAAGCAGACCGCCGCGCTGGCCGACGGCCGCCTCGATCTCGTCGTCGCCGCCACCGGCGATGCCGTGATGATGGTGGAATCGGAAGCCAAGGAGCTGACCGAGGAAGAGATGCTGGGCGCCGTCATGTTCGCGCATGACGAATGCCGCAAGGTCGTGAACCTCGTGATCGACCTCGCCGAGCAGGCTGCCAAGGACCCCTGGGAAATCGACCTGTCGGACAACACCGCCGACATCAAGGCGAAGCTCAAGAAGGCCGTCGGCAAGGACGTCACCGCTGCCTACAAGCTGACCGACAAGTCGGCCCGCGCCAACGCCCTCAACGCCGCGCGCGCCAAGGCGAAGGAAGCGTTCTCGGACGAAACCCCGCAGACGCAGATGGTCGCCATCAAGACCATGAAGAAGCTGGAAGCGGAAATCGTTCGCACCGCCATCCTCAAGGACGGCAAGCGCATCGACGGCCGCAAGCTCGATCAGGTCCGTCCGATCGAATCGATGGTCGGCTTCCTGCCGCGCACCCACGGTTCGGCGCTGTTCACCCGCGGTGAAACGCAGGCGATCTGCACCACCACGCTGGGCACCAAGGACGCCGAGCAGATGATCGACGGCCTCGAAGGCCTGTCGTACTCGTCGTTCATGCTGCACTACAACTTCCCGCCCTACTCGGTGGGCGAAGTGGGCCGCTTCGGCGCCCCGGGCCGCCGCGAGATCGGCCACGGCAAGCTGGCATGGCGCGCGCTGCACCCGGTGCTGCCCGCCAAGGAAGACTTCCCCTACACCATCCGCATCCTCTCGGACATCACCGAGTCGAACGGCTCGTCCTCGATGGCGACGATCTGCGGCGGCTGCCTTTCGATGATGGACGCGGGCGTTCCGCTGGCCCGTCCGGTTTCTGGCATCGCCATGGGCCTGATCCTGGAAGGTGACGAGTTCGCTGTCCTTTCGGACATCCTGGGCGATGAGGATCACCTCGGCGACATGGACTTCAAGGTGGCCGGCACCGAGAACGGCATCACCACGATGCAGATGGACATCAAGATCGCCGGTATCACCAAGGAAATCATGGGCAAGGCGCTGGAGCAGGCGAAGGCCGGCCGCGCGCACATCCTGGGTGAGATGAACAAGGCCCTCGGTTCGGCCCGTACCGAACTGTCGGCCCACGCACCGCGCATCGAGACGATCCAGATCGACAAGTCGAAGATCCGTGACGTCATCGGCACCGGCGGCAAGGTGATCCGCGAGATCGTCGCCGAAACCGGCGCCAAGGTCGACATCGACGACGAAGGCGTGATCAAGATCTCGTCCTCGGACGTGAACCAGATCGAAGCCGCCAAGAAGTGGATCCTCGGCATCGTCGAGGAAGCGGAAGTCGGCAAGATCTACACCGGCAAGGTCGTCAACATCGTCGACTTCGGTGCCTTCGTGAACTTCATGGGTGGCAAGGACGGCCTCGTCCACGTTTCCGAAATGAAGAACGAGCGTGTCGAAAAGCCGACCGACGTCGTCAAGGAAGGCCAGGAAGTCAAGGTCAAGGTCCTCGAGATCGACCCGCGCGGCAAGGTTCGCCTGTCGATGCGCGTCGTCGACCAGGAAACCGGCGCCGAGCTGGAAGACACCCGTCCGGCCCGCGAACCGCGTGAACCGCGCGGCGATCGCGAAGGTGGACGTGGTGGCGACCGCGGCGGTGACCGTCGTGGGCCCCGCCGTGATGGTGGCCGTGGCGGCAACGACCGTGGTCCGCGCGGTGAAGGACGCGGTCCCCGCGGTCCGCGCGGCGGCGACAATGGTGGCGGCGACCCCGACCACATGCCGGCGTTCCTTAAGGAAGACTGA
- the rpsO gene encoding 30S ribosomal protein S15, whose translation MSVTAEKKQDIISDNARVAGDTGSPEVQVAILTERIRNLTEHFKAHHKDNHSRRGLLAMVNKRRSLLDYLKKKDVARYNALIQKLGLRK comes from the coding sequence ATGTCGGTTACCGCTGAAAAGAAGCAGGACATCATTTCGGACAACGCACGCGTCGCTGGCGACACGGGCAGCCCGGAAGTTCAGGTCGCGATCCTCACCGAGCGCATCCGCAACCTGACCGAGCACTTCAAGGCTCACCACAAGGACAACCACTCGCGTCGCGGTCTGCTGGCCATGGTCAACAAGCGCCGCTCGCTGCTCGACTACCTGAAGAAGAAGGACGTCGCGCGGTACAACGCCCTGATCCAGAAGCTGGGTCTGCGTAAGTAA
- the truB gene encoding tRNA pseudouridine(55) synthase TruB yields the protein MSETPKTPHGWIILDKPLGLGSTQAVAAVKRNLREAGYGKKVKVGHGGTLDPLATGILPVALGEATKLTGRMLDASKIYAFTVRFGEETDTLDLEGKVIATSDVRPAQADVEAVLPRFTGPIAQVPPIYSALKVDGERAYDLARAGQEVELKSRSVTIFELNLERFDAEDGATLHAHVSKGTYIRSLARDIAQALGTCGTVSMLRRVKAGPFDLSHAISLDKLNEIGKGAPLEQILLPLEVGLDDIPAIDLGSEQARAVRQGRVLTGLSQEDGLHWAREGIVPVALMELSGGEARVVRGFNLSDVAE from the coding sequence ATGAGCGAAACCCCGAAGACGCCGCATGGCTGGATCATTCTCGACAAGCCGCTGGGCCTCGGCTCGACGCAGGCGGTTGCCGCCGTGAAGCGCAACTTGCGCGAGGCGGGCTATGGCAAGAAGGTCAAGGTCGGCCATGGCGGCACGCTCGATCCGCTGGCGACCGGTATCCTGCCCGTCGCGCTGGGCGAGGCGACCAAGCTGACCGGGCGCATGCTCGATGCCAGCAAGATCTACGCGTTCACCGTGCGCTTCGGCGAGGAGACGGATACGCTGGACCTTGAGGGCAAGGTCATCGCCACCAGCGACGTGCGGCCAGCGCAGGCGGACGTGGAAGCCGTGCTGCCGCGCTTCACCGGCCCGATCGCGCAGGTGCCGCCGATCTATTCCGCGCTCAAGGTCGATGGCGAGCGCGCCTACGATCTGGCGCGCGCCGGGCAGGAAGTGGAACTGAAGTCGCGCAGCGTGACGATCTTCGAATTGAACCTCGAGCGATTCGATGCGGAGGACGGGGCGACCCTGCACGCCCATGTCTCCAAGGGCACGTACATCCGGTCCCTTGCACGCGACATCGCACAGGCCCTTGGAACTTGCGGAACAGTCTCCATGCTACGCCGCGTAAAGGCGGGCCCGTTCGACCTGTCTCACGCGATTTCGCTGGACAAATTGAACGAAATCGGCAAGGGGGCACCGCTTGAACAGATACTCTTGCCACTGGAGGTGGGGCTGGACGACATCCCGGCCATCGACCTTGGTTCGGAGCAGGCAAGAGCGGTCCGACAGGGCCGCGTTCTGACCGGACTGTCTCAGGAAGACGGGCTGCATTGGGCGCGAGAAGGGATCGTTCCCGTCGCGCTGATGGAGCTTTCGGGCGGAGAAGCCCGCGTCGTCAGGGGATTCAATCTATCGGATGTCGCGGAGTAA
- a CDS encoding site-2 protease family protein, with the protein MENTLLQAAALIVPLIIAIVFHEVAHGWTALALGDPTAREQRRLSLNPLRHVDPFGTLILPGFLALTGAPVLGWAKPVPVNAWRLRNPRRGMMVVAAAGPLSNLVLAAVGSILLGLLMRLFGDATGPVLSFTVMSLGFFVMINVFLAFFNLLPIPPFDGSHIVEGLLPDGLARRYARLRPYGFAIIVLLIVVVPWLAPDLGLVQRVVLPPVLWMLDHYEALARAVAGV; encoded by the coding sequence ATGGAAAACACCCTGCTGCAAGCCGCGGCGCTCATTGTTCCCCTCATCATCGCAATCGTCTTTCACGAGGTCGCGCATGGCTGGACCGCGCTGGCGCTGGGCGACCCGACCGCGCGGGAGCAGCGGCGGCTGTCGCTCAACCCGCTGCGTCATGTCGATCCGTTCGGTACGCTCATCCTACCGGGCTTCCTGGCGCTGACGGGCGCGCCGGTGCTGGGCTGGGCAAAGCCGGTGCCGGTCAACGCCTGGCGTCTGCGCAATCCGCGCCGGGGCATGATGGTGGTGGCCGCCGCCGGGCCGCTCAGCAATCTCGTGCTCGCTGCGGTGGGTTCGATCCTGCTCGGCCTGCTGATGCGCTTGTTCGGCGACGCGACCGGGCCGGTGCTGTCGTTCACGGTGATGAGCCTCGGCTTCTTTGTCATGATCAACGTGTTCCTGGCATTCTTCAACCTGCTGCCGATCCCGCCCTTCGACGGTTCGCACATCGTCGAGGGACTGCTGCCCGATGGTCTTGCGCGCCGCTATGCCCGGCTGCGTCCTTACGGGTTTGCGATCATCGTGCTGCTGATCGTTGTGGTGCCCTGGCTGGCGCCCGACCTCGGGCTGGTGCAGCGGGTGGTGCTGCCACCGGTGCTGTGGATGCTCGATCATTACGAGGCGCTGGCGCGCGCGGTTGCCGGGGTTTGA
- a CDS encoding thymidine kinase → MAKLYFYYASMNAGKSATLLQANFNYHERGMRTMLWTAAHDDRGSGEGGDDHAIESRIGLHTAAHRFSPDTDLAARVGAVHAVEPLACVLIDEAQFLTPEQVWQCARLADRTNIPVLCYGLRTDFRGQLFPGSAVLLGIADALIELKAVCHCGRKATMNLRVDASGAAVREGQQTEIGGNDRYVALCRRHFGESLGF, encoded by the coding sequence ATGGCCAAGCTCTATTTCTATTATGCCAGCATGAATGCCGGGAAGTCGGCGACCTTGCTCCAGGCGAATTTCAACTACCACGAACGCGGCATGCGCACGATGCTGTGGACTGCCGCGCACGACGACCGGGGCAGCGGCGAGGGGGGCGACGATCACGCGATCGAGAGCCGTATCGGCCTGCATACGGCGGCGCATCGCTTTTCGCCCGATACCGATCTGGCGGCGCGCGTCGGGGCGGTCCACGCGGTGGAACCGCTTGCCTGCGTGCTGATCGACGAGGCGCAGTTCCTCACGCCCGAGCAGGTCTGGCAATGCGCGCGTCTGGCCGACCGGACCAACATTCCGGTGCTGTGCTACGGACTGCGCACCGATTTTCGCGGGCAGCTGTTCCCGGGATCGGCGGTCCTGCTGGGCATTGCCGACGCGCTGATCGAACTGAAGGCGGTGTGCCACTGCGGCCGCAAGGCGACGATGAACCTGCGTGTCGATGCCTCGGGCGCGGCGGTGCGGGAAGGCCAGCAGACCGAGATCGGCGGCAACGACCGCTACGTGGCGCTGTGCCGCCGGCACTTCGGGGAATCGCTGGGGTTCTGA
- a CDS encoding DUF1963 domain-containing protein has product MRRWIAVFAVLALAVLVAAYIALFPLAPQGGALAPLLSRLDDTAANLVVRSGRELAVLTPLALGIILALLLAASARRAGLAAARGGRRRMPGGRKGNRPDPDAVWRPEPEPVEAEMDHVPGLERRAASDGEAGNGTGAPVAAARAPAAPPLMPELDDEPGPNAGPDDSLPPIPGAIVLARKPRERTTSEQAWFDETSWLGGLPRLGTAAWPADERGPLPFAAQLDLAAIAAACPDSPLPRSGSLAFFLGSGAVVEVPGAPELFTEPPPGLPPAFDEGGHPLPAHAGPLSRAFFPFWPVEPLLADRPEHEAPRSEGFTATEPAEHLWWHGAVHLADCLHMAYHGAAHVVATERERGTLAGARLARLEQDPTTSIEDLDEAGEALAACERQLPAIQAEQASLAQVVTAMDGFVADRDPWTALSAEEVAVLGELLAHVQRDCPALVRFYVPETLGELTSLSLRAMMTGDAQAFAQVPEAELARINKQHRLAIGRQHQLFGIGAPRPRHAQAPGGEVLLLQLGCDDMMEWNWAHQGLFQFRLSAGDIAQRRWDRVTLTFLPE; this is encoded by the coding sequence ATGAGACGATGGATCGCCGTCTTTGCGGTCTTGGCACTGGCCGTGCTGGTTGCGGCCTATATCGCCCTGTTCCCGCTTGCACCGCAAGGCGGCGCGCTTGCCCCGCTGCTGTCCAGGCTTGACGATACCGCCGCCAACCTCGTCGTCCGTTCGGGGCGCGAGCTGGCAGTGCTCACGCCGCTGGCGCTGGGGATCATCCTCGCCCTGCTGCTCGCCGCCAGCGCCCGCCGCGCCGGCCTGGCCGCTGCCAGGGGCGGACGGCGGCGCATGCCGGGAGGCCGCAAGGGCAATCGCCCCGACCCCGATGCCGTCTGGCGCCCCGAACCGGAACCCGTCGAGGCGGAGATGGACCATGTCCCCGGCCTTGAGCGCCGCGCCGCCAGCGATGGGGAAGCCGGGAACGGCACCGGCGCCCCGGTCGCCGCCGCTCGCGCCCCGGCGGCACCGCCGCTGATGCCCGAGCTTGACGACGAACCTGGCCCGAATGCTGGCCCGGACGACTCCCTGCCGCCGATCCCCGGCGCAATCGTGCTGGCCCGCAAACCGCGCGAGCGCACCACCAGCGAGCAGGCCTGGTTCGACGAGACCAGCTGGCTCGGCGGCCTGCCCCGTCTCGGCACGGCCGCCTGGCCCGCGGACGAACGCGGCCCGCTGCCCTTCGCGGCCCAGCTGGACCTCGCCGCGATCGCCGCCGCCTGCCCCGACAGCCCTTTGCCCCGGTCCGGTTCGCTCGCCTTTTTCCTCGGCTCCGGCGCCGTCGTCGAAGTGCCCGGCGCGCCGGAACTCTTCACCGAGCCGCCTCCCGGCCTGCCCCCCGCCTTCGACGAGGGCGGACACCCCCTGCCCGCCCATGCCGGTCCGCTATCGCGCGCATTTTTCCCGTTCTGGCCGGTGGAACCGCTCCTTGCGGACCGGCCCGAGCACGAGGCCCCACGCAGCGAAGGCTTCACCGCAACGGAGCCCGCAGAGCACCTCTGGTGGCACGGCGCCGTGCACCTGGCCGATTGTCTGCACATGGCCTACCACGGCGCAGCCCATGTCGTCGCCACCGAGCGGGAGCGGGGAACCCTCGCAGGCGCGCGGCTGGCCCGGCTCGAACAGGATCCGACCACCAGCATCGAGGACCTCGACGAGGCTGGCGAGGCCCTTGCCGCCTGCGAACGGCAATTGCCCGCGATCCAGGCCGAACAGGCCAGTCTGGCACAGGTGGTGACGGCGATGGACGGTTTTGTCGCCGACCGCGATCCGTGGACGGCGCTCAGTGCCGAGGAAGTCGCGGTGCTGGGCGAACTGCTTGCCCATGTACAGCGCGACTGCCCCGCCCTCGTCCGCTTCTACGTGCCCGAAACGCTGGGAGAACTCACCAGCTTGTCGCTGCGCGCGATGATGACCGGCGATGCGCAGGCCTTCGCGCAGGTGCCCGAGGCCGAGCTGGCGCGGATCAACAAGCAGCACCGCCTTGCCATCGGCCGTCAGCACCAGCTTTTCGGCATCGGGGCGCCGCGTCCGCGGCACGCACAGGCGCCGGGCGGCGAGGTGCTGCTGCTCCAGCTCGGATGCGACGACATGATGGAATGGAACTGGGCCCACCAGGGCCTGTTCCAGTTCCGCCTTTCCGCCGGGGACATCGCCCAGCGGCGCTGGGACCGGGTGACGCTGACCTTCCTGCCGGAATAA
- the rbfA gene encoding 30S ribosome-binding factor RbfA: MSRQQITPEQQSVRLLKVGEQVRHVISEILTRQQVHDATLSGHSVSVTEVRMSPDLRIATVYVKPLLGEDEEAVLKALRTNTAFFQREVAQRLKLRFAAKIRFRADETFDEASRIDALLSDPRVKRDLDEE; encoded by the coding sequence ATGTCCCGCCAGCAGATCACGCCCGAGCAGCAGTCCGTCCGCCTTCTCAAGGTTGGCGAGCAGGTGCGCCACGTCATTTCGGAAATCCTCACCCGCCAGCAGGTCCACGACGCCACGCTGAGCGGGCATTCGGTCTCGGTCACCGAAGTGCGGATGAGCCCGGATCTCAGGATCGCGACGGTCTATGTGAAGCCGCTGCTGGGTGAGGACGAGGAAGCGGTGCTCAAGGCCCTGCGCACCAACACCGCGTTTTTCCAGCGCGAGGTTGCCCAGCGTCTCAAGCTGCGGTTCGCCGCCAAGATCCGTTTCCGGGCCGACGAGACGTTCGACGAGGCCAGCCGCATCGACGCGCTGCTGAGCGATCCGCGCGTGAAGCGCGACCTCGACGAAGAGTAA
- a CDS encoding RcnB family protein, giving the protein MRKFTAALLAAAIVVPSLAAPAMAQPGKPNQAHSNQGHSNQGHATPAKKPSQTPHRFKKGEKFDRSRASHYQTVDYRKYRNVKAPPKGYHYVRSGNDLLLVGITSGLVAAVTMNMFH; this is encoded by the coding sequence ATGCGTAAATTCACCGCAGCCCTGCTCGCCGCCGCGATCGTCGTGCCCAGCCTGGCAGCCCCGGCGATGGCGCAGCCCGGCAAGCCCAACCAAGCTCATTCGAATCAGGGTCATTCGAATCAGGGTCACGCGACCCCGGCCAAGAAGCCGAGCCAGACCCCGCACCGCTTCAAGAAGGGCGAGAAGTTCGACCGCAGCCGCGCATCGCACTACCAGACGGTCGACTACCGCAAGTATCGCAACGTGAAGGCGCCGCCGAAGGGTTACCACTACGTGCGTTCGGGCAATGACCTGCTGCTCGTGGGCATCACCAGCGGCCTGGTTGCCGCCGTGACCATGAACATGTTCCACTGA
- a CDS encoding DUF1697 domain-containing protein, protein MTRYCAFFESLTVRGDRLSMADLRYAFEREELENAETVISSGNVLFEYEERPSEGLEDLLAYLMRDRFDLKAFVAVRTRAEIRAAVEENPFAGESGDSFVHTVLLSGQPTQAQFERLQADHGTLGGERLALGTRCLFIDYACPPAESLLTMEFVGNRLGCRATARNVRSLARIDAKM, encoded by the coding sequence ATGACCCGCTACTGCGCCTTTTTCGAGAGCCTGACCGTTCGCGGCGACCGCCTGTCGATGGCGGACCTCAGGTATGCCTTCGAGCGTGAGGAACTGGAGAATGCCGAGACGGTGATCTCCAGCGGCAATGTCCTGTTCGAGTACGAGGAGCGGCCGAGCGAAGGGCTGGAGGACCTGCTGGCCTATCTGATGCGCGACCGGTTCGACCTCAAGGCGTTTGTCGCGGTGCGGACCCGCGCGGAAATTCGCGCGGCAGTGGAAGAGAATCCGTTCGCCGGGGAGAGCGGTGACAGCTTCGTGCACACCGTGCTGCTGTCGGGGCAACCGACGCAAGCGCAGTTCGAGCGGTTGCAGGCCGATCATGGCACGCTGGGCGGCGAGCGTCTGGCGCTCGGCACGCGCTGCCTGTTCATCGATTATGCCTGTCCGCCGGCGGAAAGCCTGCTGACGATGGAATTTGTCGGCAATCGCCTCGGCTGCCGGGCCACCGCGCGCAATGTCCGCTCGCTGGCGCGGATCGACGCCAAGATGTGA
- the infB gene encoding translation initiation factor IF-2 codes for MSETDNKPTLGRKPLGLKRSVEAGEVKQTFSHGRTNKVVVEVKKKRVIGKPGEGGAEAAPAPQAAPAPAPQAAPAPQAAAPARPAPQPAPRKPTFIPGETPQERVARLQREAEEARLAVLEETTRREQEQKLRAIEEEKQRAEANRRAEEEAVKAREAAEAAASAEAAAPAEQPVAAPEAPAAPAETPAAAAPAAPVAAPAPVAKAPVQAAAPAPAPRRFTPVQRPEPVRRPEAPAASAGNNAGGNTGGTAAGNAGGNATGSSSSGSAPKGPAGVKKTSAPPPRSTPERDRKGGDRRQSGKLTVNRALNDDEGARARSLAALKRAREKERRAHFGGQSQQREKQVRDVIVPEAITVQELANRMAEKGADLVKAMFKMGMMVTVNQTIDQDTAELLVTEFGHNIQRVSDSDVDIDTSVDVDAPETLKSRPPVVAIMGHVDHGKTSLLDALRGTDVVKGEAGGITQHMGAYQIKTKGGDLVTFLDTPGHAAFTQMRMRGANVTDIVILVVAADDGIMPQTIEAINHTKAAGVPMIVAINKIDKHEANAQRVRERLLEHEVVVEAMSGEVQDVEVSAKTGAGLDELIEKILLQAELMELKANPDREAEATVIEAKLDKGKGPLATVLVNRGTLKVGDILVVGTESGRVRAMLDDKGRQVKAAPPSMPVEVLGIGGVPMAGDKLTVVESEQRAREVSSYRQEQATAKRTATAPANIDTMFSALAAKQNVIEYPVVIKGDVQGSVEAISAALNNLSNDEIKVRILQSGVGAITETDVALASASGAPIVGFNVRPNAKARELIAKTKTPMMYYDIIYELTAEVAKQMAGIWGPERIETVVGRAEVKQVFPAGKRDKAAGLLVVEGYIRKGLSARLTRNDVIVSATTISSLRRFKDDVDEVRAGLECGVVLADTNDIKAGDHLEVFEVSHRERTVG; via the coding sequence ATGAGCGAGACCGACAACAAACCGACCCTGGGCCGCAAGCCGCTTGGGCTTAAGCGCTCAGTGGAAGCGGGTGAGGTCAAGCAGACCTTCAGCCACGGCCGTACCAACAAGGTGGTGGTCGAGGTGAAGAAGAAGCGCGTGATCGGCAAGCCCGGCGAGGGCGGTGCCGAGGCTGCCCCGGCTCCGCAGGCTGCACCTGCACCCGCACCGCAGGCGGCTCCCGCGCCGCAGGCCGCTGCGCCCGCGCGCCCGGCTCCGCAGCCTGCGCCCCGCAAGCCGACCTTCATCCCCGGTGAAACCCCGCAGGAACGTGTCGCCCGCCTGCAGCGCGAGGCCGAAGAAGCCCGCCTTGCCGTGCTGGAGGAAACCACCCGCCGCGAGCAGGAACAGAAGCTGCGCGCGATCGAGGAAGAGAAGCAGCGCGCCGAAGCCAATCGCCGCGCCGAGGAAGAAGCCGTCAAGGCCCGCGAAGCGGCCGAAGCCGCAGCCAGCGCCGAAGCGGCTGCTCCGGCCGAACAGCCGGTGGCCGCGCCCGAGGCTCCGGCCGCTCCGGCTGAGACGCCCGCTGCCGCGGCGCCTGCCGCCCCGGTGGCCGCGCCCGCTCCGGTCGCCAAGGCACCCGTGCAGGCCGCCGCTCCGGCTCCTGCGCCGCGCCGCTTCACCCCGGTGCAGCGCCCCGAGCCGGTGCGCCGTCCGGAAGCGCCTGCCGCCAGTGCCGGTAACAATGCGGGTGGCAACACCGGCGGCACTGCGGCTGGCAACGCCGGCGGCAATGCCACCGGTTCGAGCAGCTCCGGCAGCGCGCCCAAGGGCCCGGCCGGCGTCAAGAAGACCAGTGCTCCGCCGCCGCGCAGCACGCCCGAGCGTGACCGCAAGGGTGGCGATCGCCGCCAGTCCGGCAAGCTTACGGTCAACCGCGCGCTCAACGATGACGAGGGCGCCCGCGCCCGTTCGCTGGCGGCGCTCAAGCGCGCCCGCGAGAAGGAACGCCGTGCCCACTTCGGCGGCCAGTCGCAGCAGCGCGAGAAGCAGGTCCGCGACGTGATCGTCCCCGAGGCGATCACCGTCCAGGAACTGGCGAACCGCATGGCCGAGAAGGGCGCCGACCTCGTGAAGGCGATGTTCAAGATGGGCATGATGGTCACCGTCAACCAGACGATCGACCAGGATACCGCCGAACTGCTCGTCACCGAATTCGGCCACAACATCCAGCGCGTTTCGGACAGCGACGTCGACATCGACACCTCGGTGGACGTCGATGCACCCGAAACCCTGAAGTCGCGTCCGCCCGTCGTTGCCATCATGGGCCACGTCGACCACGGCAAGACCTCGCTGCTCGATGCCCTGCGCGGCACCGACGTGGTGAAGGGCGAAGCCGGCGGCATCACGCAGCACATGGGTGCCTACCAGATCAAGACCAAGGGCGGCGATCTCGTCACCTTCCTTGATACCCCGGGCCACGCCGCCTTCACGCAGATGCGTATGCGCGGCGCCAACGTGACCGACATCGTGATCCTGGTGGTCGCGGCCGACGACGGCATCATGCCGCAGACGATCGAGGCCATCAATCACACCAAGGCCGCCGGCGTGCCGATGATCGTGGCGATCAACAAGATCGACAAGCACGAAGCCAACGCCCAGCGCGTCCGCGAGCGTCTGCTCGAGCACGAGGTCGTCGTCGAGGCGATGTCGGGCGAGGTCCAGGACGTCGAAGTCTCGGCCAAGACCGGTGCCGGTCTCGACGAGCTGATCGAGAAGATCCTGCTCCAGGCCGAACTCATGGAGCTCAAGGCCAACCCCGACCGCGAGGCCGAGGCGACCGTGATCGAAGCCAAGCTCGACAAGGGCAAGGGCCCGCTGGCGACCGTGCTGGTCAACCGTGGTACCCTCAAGGTCGGCGACATCCTCGTCGTCGGGACCGAGAGCGGCCGCGTGCGCGCCATGCTCGACGACAAGGGCCGCCAGGTGAAGGCCGCACCGCCTTCGATGCCGGTGGAAGTGCTGGGTATCGGCGGCGTGCCGATGGCCGGTGACAAGCTGACCGTCGTCGAGAGCGAGCAGCGTGCCCGCGAGGTTTCGTCCTACCGTCAGGAACAGGCGACCGCCAAGCGCACGGCAACCGCACCCGCCAACATCGACACGATGTTCTCGGCGCTGGCCGCCAAGCAGAATGTCATCGAGTATCCGGTGGTGATCAAGGGCGACGTCCAGGGTTCGGTCGAGGCGATCAGCGCCGCGCTCAACAACCTGTCGAACGACGAGATCAAGGTTCGCATCCTGCAGTCGGGCGTCGGTGCAATCACCGAAACCGACGTGGCTCTGGCTTCGGCCTCGGGTGCACCGATCGTCGGCTTCAATGTCCGTCCGAACGCCAAGGCGCGCGAACTGATCGCGAAGACCAAGACGCCGATGATGTACTACGACATCATCTACGAACTGACCGCCGAAGTCGCCAAGCAGATGGCCGGCATCTGGGGCCCCGAGCGGATCGAAACCGTCGTCGGCCGCGCCGAGGTCAAGCAGGTCTTCCCGGCCGGCAAGCGCGACAAGGCCGCCGGTCTGCTGGTGGTCGAGGGCTACATCCGCAAGGGTCTCAGCGCGCGTCTTACCCGCAACGACGTCATCGTTTCGGCCACGACCATCTCCTCGCTGCGCCGGTTCAAGGACGACGTGGACGAAGTGCGCGCCGGGCTCGAATGCGGTGTCGTGCTGGCCGACACGAACGACATCAAGGCGGGCGACCACCTCGAAGTCTTCGAAGTCAGCCACCGCGAGCGTACCGTCGGCTGA